One Deinococcus ruber genomic window carries:
- a CDS encoding ArsR/SmtB family transcription factor — protein sequence MDGVLTALADESRRTVLQTLSRGPATAGELAALLPIARPGVSRHLRVLREAGLVEVRQEAQRRIYSLRLEPLVEVDDWLGRYRALWVQRLDALHMEVARGKRHQGSK from the coding sequence ATGGACGGTGTTCTGACTGCACTGGCAGATGAAAGCCGACGGACCGTGTTGCAGACCTTAAGCCGAGGTCCGGCAACGGCCGGAGAGCTCGCCGCGCTCCTGCCGATCGCACGTCCTGGCGTCTCACGCCACCTCCGGGTCCTGCGTGAGGCCGGGCTGGTTGAGGTTCGACAAGAAGCGCAGCGGCGCATCTACAGCCTCCGCCTCGAACCGCTGGTCGAGGTCGACGATTGGCTGGGTCGGTACCGAGCCTTATGGGTGCAGCGGCTGGATGCTCTGCACATGGAGGTCGCTCGAGGAAAACGCCACCAAGGGAGCAAATGA